In the genome of Abditibacteriota bacterium, the window AGCCCCCCAGCCTGGCCAGCAGGTCCAGAGGGTCCGAGGGGTCGGGTCTGTTGGCGGCTATGCCTTCCGTGATGACCCGTATCTTGCGTTCAAGGCCCCCTTCGCCGAGGCCGCTGCCGGGGCCGGTGATATCACTCACCGGCAGTCCGGTGAGGACCGAGGCGATGGCCGTGGAGGTGGAGGTGTTGCCTATGCCTATCTCCCCGGCGCAAAAGAGGCTGTAGTCTTCCCGCCTGTCCCGGACGGCTTCTATGCCGGTGATCACAGACTGCTCCGCCTGCTCCCGGGTCATGGCGGGCCCCCGGCGAAAGCTCTTGGTGCCCCGGCATATCTTTTTGTCTATGGTCCCCGCCACGTCGGTGAGCATGCCCACGTCATAGAGCAGCAGATCCGCCCCCGCCTGTTTGGCCATTACGGCCACGGAGGTCTTTCCCTGCAGCATCAGCTCCGCCAGAAAGGAGGTCACCTCCGATGGGGACTCGGTGATGTTTTCCCGGCAGATGCCGTTGTCCGAGGCAAACACCAGTATGCACCGGCGGCTGAAGTCCAGGTCCGGCCTGATGGCGCAGAGACGGGCCACCATGGGCTCCAGAAGCCCCAGGGCTCCCCGGGGCTTGGCCAGGGTGTTCCACCGCTTCAGGGCCTGCTCGTAGAGGGCCGCGTCAAAGGGACGGGCCCGGGATATGTAGTCGCTGAGTGTCGTCATAAGCGTGTCCTCTATGCCCACAGCTCTCCCAGCTGCCGGAACCACTCCCTCACGTCCATGCCGTAAACCTGCTGCAGGTGGGCGGGGGACAGGGCCTCCTCTATGGGCCCCAGGGCCACGGTCCTGCCCCTGTCCAGGAGCAGGGCCTCGGTGCCGTAGAGCCGGGCCAGGCTCAGGTCGTGGACCACCGACACCACGGCGCCGCCGGTGTCCCGGAGCCACTTCTGTATCAGGTCAAACACCTGCTTCTGATATATGAGGTCCAGGTGGTTGGTGGGCTCGTCCAGCAGCATGATGCGGGTGTTCTGACAGAGGAGCTGCGCCAAAAAGCACCGCTGCAGCTCGCCTCCCGACAGGGTGGTGACGGACTGGTCCTTCAGGGCCGTCAGCCCCGTCTTTTCCAAAGCGTCGTCTATATAGCGCCGGTTGTCCGACCTTCTGAACAGCCCCTCGTTCCAGGGATATCTGCCCATGGCCACTATTTCTTCCACCGTGAAGGCGTAGCCCACGCTGTGGTTCTGCATCAGCATGCCCATAAAGCGGGCCGTCTCCCGGGGCTTCTGGTTTTTCAGGTCCTTGCCGTTGACCCTGATCTGCCCCGTGTAGGGCGCCGAGCCGCTGACGGCGTTGAGCAGGGTGCTTTTGCCCGCCCCGTTGGGCCCGGCCACCATGAGCCAGGAGCCGGGGTTGACGCGCAGGCTGACGTCGGAGAGTACCTGCAGAGCTCCGTAGGACACGGATACGTGATCGAGTGACAGCATTATCTGAGCCTTGACGAATGATAGAATATATACACAAAGACGATAGAGCCCACAAAGGAGGTGATGACTCCTATGGGGAGCTCCAGAGGCCTCATGATCACTCTGGCCAGCAGGTCCGCCAGCATGAGGAATATGGCGCCGGCAAAGACGCAGGCCGGCAGCAGCCTCTTGTGATTGGCGCCTATGACCAGCCGGGTCATATGGGGGATCACCAGTCCGGCAAAGCCGATGGTGCCGCCCACGGATACGGAGGCGCCTATGAGCCCGGACACGCAGATGAGTATGATGAGCTTGACCCGGCGCACGTCTATGCCTATGTGGCGGGCGTTTTCCTCTCCGGCGCTGAAGGCGTTCAGCTCCTCGCAGTGCCACAGGATGCCCGCTCCGAACAGGGCCAGGGACACCAGCAGCAGCAGACAGTCTCCGTAGCCGGAGCCCGCCAGGGAGCCCATGGTCCAGAACATGATGGTCTTGATCCTGTCTCCCGCAAAGGTGATGAGCAGGCTGGTGATGCTGCCCGCAAACATGGTGAAGATGACGCCTATGAGAATGATGGTGTTGGTGGAGAGGGAGCAGTCTATCTTGTAGGCCAGGGACATGATGATGAGCAGGGACAAAAAGGCGCAGAGGATGGCGGACATGGCGGTGCCCAGCCCCTCAAACAGGCTGAAGCGGGCTGCTATGGCCAATATGGCCCCCAGAGCCGCTCCGCTGCTGACGCCCAGGGTGGAGCCGTCCGCCAGAGGGTTCCGGAGGAGGCCCTGCATGGCGCCGCCGGCCAGAGCCAAAGCGGCTCCCGTGAGTGCCGTACACAGCACTCGCGGGAGACGTATCTCGGTGATGATGGAATAGTAGGCCGTGTGGGAGTTCCTGCCTGCCAGCAGGTCTCCGACGGCCTCAAGCACTTTCCCCGCAGGCACGCTGACGCTGCCGGCCGCCGTGCACAGGACAGCGGCGGCTATGAGGCAAATGGTCAGCAGCAGCCACAGCAGGGAATTATTTTTCAATGGCGTCAAAGAGGTCCGCGGCCAGCTCGTCGGCTCCGTCTGCCAGAGCCATGCTGGGCTGCGACAGCTTGTCGGAAGCAACGATGAACACGCGGCCGTCCCGGATAGCCTTGATCTTGTCCCAGCCCTTGCGGGAGCAGATCTCCTTGAGCATGGCGTCCTTGTCGTCCATGTCGGGGCAGAGAGCCACTATGATCTCCGGGTCGCGGCTGATGACCTGCTCCTCGGAGACCTGTATCCAGCCGGTATATTTCTGGAAGATATTCTTGAGGCCCAGCAGCTTGCCTATCTCGTTGAGGAAGGTGCTGCCGCCGGAAGCCCACAGGCCCTGGCTGAGGGGAGACACCTCAAAATACACGGTCTTGCCCTCGAAGGGGGCTCCCTTGCACTTGTTTTTCAGGTCCTCCAGACGGGTCCAGAAGGTGGACACCGCTTCTTCGCCCTCGGACTTTTTGTTGAGGCATTCCGCTATGAGCGTGATGGTGGTGGGCACGTCGTCCAGCTTGTCCGACTTGACGGTGAGCACGGGGATGCCCGCCTTTTCCAGAGCCTCGGAGTGCTCCTTGGTCTGGGCCATGGTGTTCATGATCACCAGATCGGGCTTCAGCATGATGATCTCTTCGGCGTTGGTGTTGGGGCCGGTGCCTACCTTGGGCAGGCTCTTGATGATGGAAGGACTGTCGCAAAACTCGCCTCTGCCCACCAGCATATCCAGGCAGCCAAGAGCGATGAGATTGGTGATGTCAGCCGGGTTCATGGCTATCACCCGCTTGGGAGGCTTGACAAAATGCAGGGTATTGCCCGTCATGTCGGTGACGGTGTAGCTCCCGGTGGCGTTCTTGACAGGCTTTTTCTTCTCGCCTCCGCAGCCGGCCATGATACCGGCGGCAATGACGAGGACCAACAGCAATAGAGACAGGCGTTTCATGGATCCCTCCTGTATGTGATTGCGCCCCTGCGGGGCGGGGCGCGTCTGGCGCTCAAATATGTATATTCATAAAAATTATAACATTCTGCCGCCCGATAGTCAACAAAGAGCAGGGCCCGCGGACGCAGCAGCGCGTCCTTCGCGGGGCCTTGCGGGCCCGGCTTGACTTGACGGGAGGCCTTGGTCTATAATGAAGTTAGAAATCATCCTATCGGGGGCAATATATGAAGCTTTTGTTGATGGCCGCGCTGATGGCGGCGCTGTGCTGCGGCGCCGTGTACGGCAGGACCAAAGAGGACGCCAGGGCTCTGCTGACAGACCCTGTGGTGGAGTCCCTGTATGCCCGCACCTACGCCAGCATACTGGAACGCAGCGAAAAGGACGGCTTTTTCCTGGAGTCGGTCAACGGCGCCTACACGGGCATGTTTCCCAGGACCGTGGGGGCTCTGGCCAGCCTGTACGAAGTCACCGGCGAGACCGAAAAGACCCGGCGCCACGTGGATCTGGTGCTGAAGATCGCCCGGGACAACAATATGCGCCGCTGCGCCCACGTCATCATCCGTCATCCGGTCACCATCAAGCCAGGGGAGGGCGTGATCGCCGGAGCGGACATGGCCGTCTCCCGCCTGGACGCCCCCTATATGGGCTGCCAGTATTTCAGAGGCGCGGGCAAGCCTGTCAAGGCCGTCTACGTCTATCTGGCAGCCGCCACCGGCTCCGGGACCTATCATATGACCCTGAGTCCGGACCTGGAGGAGGAGCCCCTGGCAGTGTGCGACCTCTCCGCCGAGGATGTGAAGGACGGCTGGGTGAGATTTGCCTTTGACAAGCCCTGCAAGACGGAAAAGGGCCGGCGCTACGTGGTCACCCTGCAGGCCCTGGGCGGCAGCGGGCGGCCCATATGGCACGGCTCCGCTACGGAAGGCCCCGACAGCGAGATATACGCCGTGGGCTCCGACACGGACGGCGAGATATGGCTCCATCGCCGCGGCATACAGATGGCCTTTGCGGCGGACTACGGCGGCAACGTGAAGTTTGACACCCGGCCCCGCTACGCCATTCTCAGCCGCGGAGACCAGGTGGACGGCAATCTCCACGTGCTGGCCGCCTGGGCCATGTGCGCTCTGGCAGACGTGGACAAGGCCTGGGAAAACCGCACCTACAAGCAGGTGGCGGAGCTGGTGGACACGGTGATGGACCTGCCCTATCTCAGCTACAGAGCCCCCAGAGTCTTTCCGGGCCTGGTGAAAAACCATATGTTTGAGCACTCCCGCCAGGGCCGGTATTGGGACTGCTGGGACATCCTCACCCAGTCCTGGGCCCTGAGGACCCTGGAGCTCATGCAGCAGGTGGCAGAGCGCCGCGGCGACGACAAGCACCGGGAATTCTGGGCAAAATGCGAGCAGGAGCTGCTGGCCAACGTCCACGAAAACCTTACCTTTGAGGTGGACGGCAAAAAGGTGTATGCGGAGATGCGCAAGGCCGACTCCTCCGACGGCACCCTGCTGGAGGGCATGAGCTGGGCCAACTTTGGCACCATAGCCTCCCAGTACACTGGCTTTGACAAGACCATACTCTCGGACACTCTGGAGACCTATGCCAGGAACGCCCGGCGGGACTGGCACGGCCACACCGTGTGGGCCCACGAGTGGGACTTTGGCCAAAAAATGGAGATATCTGCCGTGGAAGGCCTCCCGGCCGGCGTTGTCCTGCCGGCCTATACCGGCGGCAGAGTCAGCGCCCAGGTCATAGGCAAGGGCGTGGGCTGGGACCTGGTCTGGTGCGCCCGGACGGGCAACTATGACAGGATCTGCGACTGGCTGGAATTTATCCGGGACGAAAACTCCACCCGCCTCTACGCCGAGGCCTTCAACCTGATCAACGGGGAGACCGTCATCCAGGACGACGGCAACGGCGAGCAGTGCGCCTGGTGGTGCTGGGGCATGGCCGTGGCCAGAGAGGCCTGCGGACTGGACCCGGTCCCCGACGTCAAATAAAAGGAGAAACAATGGCTGTTATCTGCAATTACGAGGCTTCTGCCGGTACCGGCAAGACCTATACCATCAAAGTCAAGTTCGCGGAGCTGGTGCTCCGGGGCATCCCCGTGGACAGTATCCTGGCCATGACCTACACGGAGGCTGCCGCCGCCGAGATGCGGGACAGGATCCGCAAGACTCTGGAGGAGACTCTCGATAAAGGCATCAAAGACGGAACCCTCACCGATACAGACCGGATCCGCCTTCGCGCCGCCCTGACCGGGCTGGGGGACGCCTGGATCTGCACCATACACGGCTTTTGCGCCAGAGTGCTGAAGGAATACCCCTTTGAGGCCGGCGTCAACTGCCGCATGAAGGTGGACAACACGGGCTTTTCCGACAAGGAGGGCGTGAGCCGTTCCCTGACGGATAATCTTGCGCTGCTGGATATGATCAAAGACGAGCCGGTCTTTGTTGATGAGCTGAAAAAACATGATTTCAGGCTGGAGAAGATCACCGCCTTAGTCCAGAGGATCCATTTTGAATATGGTGATACTCTGAACGGATATGATATCGATTTTGAGGTCAACACCGGCGGACCCCGCGAAGCGAGGTTCAGGCAGGAAAGCGATGAAGAATATGCCGCCGCTATGGCCAAGGCCTGGGAAACGTTCCGGAAAACCGTTGAGGAATACAGAGAGAAAAAAGATGAGATCGCTGCTTACAGTGATATTAATATAAAGGCCATTAACTCAATATCAGAGCGGGCAGATCTTTGTGAAGAGATAAAAGCCGGCAAACAGCCGCAGCTGAACAAGAGTAATAGCAAGTTAAGTATATCTGATAGCCAAAAAAAGGTACTGGATGCCTATGATAAGTATCACCAAGACGATCATATCGGCAAGACGTTCCCGGAAGTAATTGAATGGATCAATAATGAATATCGCAAGGATCATTCTGTACCTATGCCGGATGATATCTATCAAAAGGTCTGCAAGATCAGGGATGCTGTGGCTCGTCTGAAATACATTAGGAATGACCTTGTTGCTAATGCGGCGCTAAGGCTCAGAAATATTTTCGTCTGGATCCTGACGCGGGACGCGGTGAAAAAGTGCCGGGACATCAGA includes:
- a CDS encoding ABC transporter substrate-binding protein, producing MKRLSLLLLVLVIAAGIMAGCGGEKKKPVKNATGSYTVTDMTGNTLHFVKPPKRVIAMNPADITNLIALGCLDMLVGRGEFCDSPSIIKSLPKVGTGPNTNAEEIIMLKPDLVIMNTMAQTKEHSEALEKAGIPVLTVKSDKLDDVPTTITLIAECLNKKSEGEEAVSTFWTRLEDLKNKCKGAPFEGKTVYFEVSPLSQGLWASGGSTFLNEIGKLLGLKNIFQKYTGWIQVSEEQVISRDPEIIVALCPDMDDKDAMLKEICSRKGWDKIKAIRDGRVFIVASDKLSQPSMALADGADELAADLFDAIEK
- the cobT gene encoding nicotinate-nucleotide--dimethylbenzimidazole phosphoribosyltransferase, with protein sequence MTTLSDYISRARPFDAALYEQALKRWNTLAKPRGALGLLEPMVARLCAIRPDLDFSRRCILVFASDNGICRENITESPSEVTSFLAELMLQGKTSVAVMAKQAGADLLLYDVGMLTDVAGTIDKKICRGTKSFRRGPAMTREQAEQSVITGIEAVRDRREDYSLFCAGEIGIGNTSTSTAIASVLTGLPVSDITGPGSGLGEGGLERKIRVITEGIAANRPDPSDPLDLLARLGGFDIGAMCGAFIGGAVYGVPVVMDGLISSVSALLAVMLCPAARDYVIPSHASAEPAAAAVLDRLGMEAGLRFGMALGEGTGAAALLPLLDMAIGVFEELPVFYEEG
- a CDS encoding ABC transporter ATP-binding protein gives rise to the protein MLSLDHVSVSYGALQVLSDVSLRVNPGSWLMVAGPNGAGKSTLLNAVSGSAPYTGQIRVNGKDLKNQKPRETARFMGMLMQNHSVGYAFTVEEIVAMGRYPWNEGLFRRSDNRRYIDDALEKTGLTALKDQSVTTLSGGELQRCFLAQLLCQNTRIMLLDEPTNHLDLIYQKQVFDLIQKWLRDTGGAVVSVVHDLSLARLYGTEALLLDRGRTVALGPIEEALSPAHLQQVYGMDVREWFRQLGELWA
- a CDS encoding iron ABC transporter permease, translated to MLWLLLTICLIAAAVLCTAAGSVSVPAGKVLEAVGDLLAGRNSHTAYYSIITEIRLPRVLCTALTGAALALAGGAMQGLLRNPLADGSTLGVSSGAALGAILAIAARFSLFEGLGTAMSAILCAFLSLLIIMSLAYKIDCSLSTNTIILIGVIFTMFAGSITSLLITFAGDRIKTIMFWTMGSLAGSGYGDCLLLLVSLALFGAGILWHCEELNAFSAGEENARHIGIDVRRVKLIILICVSGLIGASVSVGGTIGFAGLVIPHMTRLVIGANHKRLLPACVFAGAIFLMLADLLARVIMRPLELPIGVITSFVGSIVFVYIFYHSSRLR